ACTGCTAAAACTAACTCTAGCAAAGTGACTTTCATCATCAGTGTACAGAACTGATTGGAATTGGTCTAATACTGCTGCAATCTTGCAACCAGGACCTAACTGTAAAAAGCTGCAGCAATGAGAAGTGTCTTACTCACCTGCACAGGTAAACGGAGAGCTGGAGAAGGTGAAGAGTTGGGTGTTTTTTGTGGCGACCGGGCAGGGTTTTTATAGAAACTTTTGGGGGAACTGCCCTGTAAacggttgttttattattttttgttttgccaCCTACACAATTAAAATTGTgaaatactgaataaaaaaacagCCTTCAATAGTGATTCCACACCCACAACTGCACCTATACAACATTCCATACCTCTGATACAACAAACAGTGTACTAAACACACCCCCAggcttttaatgaaaacacaccATGAAAGattgtattgcaatatatttatttaagatttgtaTAATCATTAATTATAATGCAACCTGTACAGaccgtgtaataataataataataataataataataagaagaagaagaagaagaagaagaagaagaagaagaagaagaagaagaagaagaatgcgtATGGGTTTGATTTACATATTTTAGTATAAATGTCTTGGAGAGACCCTTAAATTATATTACTGAGTTGTCTGGTTTTGTAAAACAAAGTGTCTTTTGTTTAGCTCCACGTGACATTCCTGGTTTTAGCTCATGCATATGGTTCGGtaccacatgaactactttgggcagcatttgatttttttcagtCTACCGagaataacaaacttagtgaaagcctacttcagaGATTTGCAAtgtagtttttcaacttcagaattcagcactacatggcaatgtctagaaatttgAATAATGGcagaatgcaccatttctccactggcttttaccatggcaatggaagtaattattatttgggtgtcaaaatgggtagtgggaggagaacgcttggcttctggaatgcaactaccaccaattcgagcatacatggatgacatgacaaccatgactacaacagtagcctgcactaatcggttattgggcaaattaaccaataacattgaatggacacaaatgcaattcaagcccactaagtcaaggagcatctctataattaaaggtaaagtagtggataagaggttctacattaacggcGAGACAAAACCAAcggtgtctgagaagcctgtgaaaagtcttgggagatggtatgatggggacgtaaaggacacagttcgtgtgggagaagtgagacaagaagcagtggaagggttgaacttaatctctggtgctttcagtttggtctactgacaagacttctgtggccactcactgtgcatgaggtttctttgacaacagtagagaagctggaagcgttaatcagttcatacatcaggaaatggttaggagttccacgcttACAGCAGTGGATTCTTTATTGGTAGACCATGGaaagcagtagtgtggagtagtggtttggctCCTGAccagaggattgtgggttcaatcccaggtgggggaccctgctgctgtacccttgagtaaggtactttgcctagattgctccagtaaaaactgtataaatgtgtaattgtatgtaccaataatgtgtaaaaaataatgtaattgtatgtaaaaataatgtgatatcttgtaacaattgtaagttaccctggataagggcgtctgctaagaaatgaaaaataaccTCTAGCCCTCTCTGTAGCTCAGTGCATTGTTCTGAGTTAACCACTTGTCATCAGTTGAAACGGTTTGCAGTAGTTTTCCAGTTTGCCAAGTCTATGCTATGTGTTTTTACCAAGATACCGCAGGGACATTTTTTTAGAAGGAGTGGTTCATTATCTTCTTTGTGCTTTACTAGACTGTGCTGTGCTTCAGGGGATACCAAAGCAGGAAACTTCGAGAAGGCTGCTGGTTAATGGCAGCCTCGCCCCATTCCATCTGCACTgtacttgtgctaccatttccCCCTCAGTATAACACATaaccattgccattgtagtgcccctgtctgcctgtctgcattgacgttatcttctctgtgctttactccactttgctgtgattttaccaGGGGACAATGCAATAATCGTTGAGAAGGGGGTGTCTATCTGTACGTTACTAGGTTGTTATCCAAGGCCTACAGTACATTAACATTCACTTACTTAAAACCTATTGTTGTAATTGCAGACAGAAGCAGATTGTTACAGTTTAAAATACCCCACACTGTCAGGTGTTGCATCCACGCCCATATAGAAATGGAACTCAATCTACATGCAATTATTAGTTAAATGCTGATACATGTAGGTGGTGTTGTGTTGGTGCAAATTTAGTCTGAACTGTTGAAATGCGTTTGGAAAATGAAGAAATTAATGTTGAGCAAGACTGCAATACCAATGCCACGTATCACTTacgggaaaaaaaaactaaaacctaaaAACTGAACACTCCAGTTCAGGGCAGGCTTGatacatggagactgaactgctccctccctccctccctccattaCCCCGTGAAAGAACTGCTCCCTAAAATCAACTTGGTACTTTATTTTAACTGCTCCcaccctttttttaaaaagattaccAGATTTTCAGggtagttttgcagttttccttGGTTATATactaagcatcaaaagaaacgtatcacttatatttgggtaaaattcactagatgtgatcgaaaaatgacaaactctgttttagagcaggtgcagtgactttttgtTGTGCTggttaacaattgacatcacgaagatgctgcagaatgatctgtggatctcgggcaggtattgtgactcttggtctcccagttggtggctctgtcattgacagagtgtgtctggttataccgtctcgccaggtttgaaatcgctggctgtgagcacccaagacggcgagccacagcacgctgccctagtccagcctccaacatgccgatcgcacgaaggcgctgctctctcgacagacgtggcatgttgttttttttttgtgattttctttattgcttttattcaagctttaacagctgaaatcactccagtGTATATCCAGTACATATCCAGTGTCCAAGcaactgtctcactaatgaggtgattaagtgcatctgttttagtcatagtcactcaagcatgtcatggtcaaggatgaatcatcgagtgattaaaaagaaaccaaaaacattgtcaatgtccatcatttatacaccttttttttttaaataaatgtgttatactaGTGatgagtttcttttgatgcttggtatattaTGCAATTACCACAGATAATTATTTTTTACCAtatgctctgtgctttacaatgcttccctatgctttaccagacctctctgtgctttacaatgcttccctatgctttaccacacctctctgtgctttacaatgcttccctgtgctttaccagacctctctgtgctttacaatgcttccctatgctttaccagacctctctgtgctttacaatgcttccctatgctttaccagacctctctgtgctttacaatgcttccctatgctttaccatacctctctgtgctttacaatgcttccctatgctttaccacacctctctgtgctttacaatgcttccctatgctttaccagacctctctgtgctttacaatgcttccctatgctttaccacacctctctgtgctttacaatgcttccctatgctttaccatacctctctgtgctttacatgcaaaatgggtagtgggaggagaacgcttggcttctggaatgcaactaccaccaattcgagcatacatggatgacatgacaaccatgactacaacagtagcctgcactaatcggttattgggcaaattaaccaataacattgaatggacacaaatgcaattcaagcccactaagtcaaggagcatctctataattaaaggtaaagtagtggataagaggttctacattaacggcGAGACAAAACCAAcggtgtctgagaagcctgtgaaaagtcttgggagatggtatgatggggacgtaaaggacacagttcgtgtgggagaagtgagacaagaagcagtggaagggttgaacttaatctctggtgctttcagtttggtctactgacaagacttctgtggccactcactgtgcatgaggtttctttgacaacagtagagaagctggaagcgttaatcagttcatacgtcaggaaatggttaggagttccacgcttACAGCAGTGGATTCTTTATTGGTAGACCATggaaagcagcagtgtggagtagtggtttggctCCTGAccagaggattgtgggttcaatcccaggtgggggaccctgctgctgtacccttgagtaaggtactttgcctagattgctccagtaaaaactgtataaatgggtaattgtatgtacaaataatgtgtaaaaaataatgtaattgtatgtaaaaataatgtgatatcttgtaacaagtgtaagttaccctggataagggcgtctgctaagaaatagaaaATAACCTCTAGCCCTCTCTGTAGCTCAGTGCATTGTTCTGAGTTAACCACTTGTCATCAGCTGAAACAGGGTATGCAGTAATTTTCCAGTTTGCCAAGTCTATGCTATGTGTTTTTACCAAGATACCGCAGGGACATTTCTTTAGAAGGAGTGATTCATTATCTTCTTTGTGCTTTACTAGACTGTGCTGTGCTTCAGGGATACCAAAGCAGGAAACTTCGAGAAGGCTGCTGGTTAATGGCAGCCTCACCCCATTCCATCTGCACtgtacttgtgctaccattgccccctcAGTATAACACAGaaccattgccattgtagtgcccctgtctgcctgtctgcattgacattatcttctctgtgctttactccactttgctgtgattttaccaGGGGACAATGCAATAATCGTTGAGAAGGGGGTGTCTATCTGTACGTTACTAGGTTGTCATCCAAGACCTACAGTACATTAACATTCACTTACTTAAAACCTATTGTTGCAATTGCAGACAGAAGCAGATTGTTACAGTTTAAAATACCCCACACTGTCAGGTGTTGCATCCACGCCCATATAGAAATGGAACTCAATCTACATGCAATTATTAGTTAAATGTTGATACATGTAGGTGGTGTTGTGTTGGTGCGGATTTAGTATGAAGTGTTGAAATGCGTTTGGAAAATGAAGAAATTAATGTTGAGCAAGACTGCAATACCAATGCCACGTATCACTTacgagaaaaaaaactaaaaactaaaaactaaaaactgaacactccagttcagggcaggcttgatacatggagactgaactgctccctccctccctccctccctcaccccgtGAAAGAACTGCTCCCTAAAAACAACTTGGTACTTTATTTTAACTGCTCCcacccttttttttaaaagattaccAGATTTTTAAGggtagttttgcagttttcctatgcttttcccttggttatatactaagcatcaaaagaaacgtatcacttatatttgggtaaaattcactagatgtgatcgaaaaatgacaaactctgttttagagcaggtgcagtgactttttattgtgctggttaacaattgacatcacgaagctgctgcaaaatgatctgtggatctcgggcaggtgttgtgactcttggtctcccagttggtggctctgtcattgacagagtgtgtctggttataccgtctcgccaggtttgaaatcgctggctgtgagcacccaagacggcgagccacggcacgctgccctagtccagactccaacatgccgatcgcacgaaggcgctgctctctcgacagacgtgacatattgtttttttttgtgattttctttattgcttttattcaagctttgacagctgaaatcactccagtGTATATCCAGTAcatatccagcgtccaatcaactgtctcactaatgaggtgattaagtgcatctgcttcagtcatagtcactcaagcgtgtcatggtcaaggatgaatgatcgagtgattaaaaagcagccaaaaacattgtcaatgtccatcatttatacacctttttttaaaaaaataaatgtgttatactaGTGatgagtttcttttgatgcttggtatattaTGCAATTACCACAGATAATTATTTTTTACCATatgctctgtgctttaccatgcttccctatgctttaccagacctctctgtgctttacaatgcttccctatgttttaccagacccctctgtgctttaccatgcttccctatgctttaccatacctctctgtgctttacaatgcttccctatgctttaccagacctctctgtgctttacaatgcttccctatgctttaccagacctctctgtgctttacaatgcttccctgtgctttaccagacctctctgtgctttacaatgcttccctgtgctttaccagacctctctgtgctttacagcagtgtggagtagtggttagggctctggactcttgatcggagggttgtgggttcaatccccagtgggggacactgctgctgtactcttgagcaaggtactttagattgttccagtaaaaacccaactgtataaatgggtaattgtatgtaaaaataatgtgatatcttgtaacaattgtaagtcaccctggataagggcgttggctaagaaataaataataataataatacaatgcttccctgtgctttaccatggtgtcactgtgctatgcttttactatgggaaacttctgTAACGGCACCTGCTGGCTAGTTTTATGAAATTCACATAATTGGAAAGCAATGTTCTCTAATCAATAGCTCTGTGCTCTCAGTTCCTGTCGCTATACTTCCATGTTTTGCAGGGAGTTTAGGGAAATGCCATTGTGTGAGGGACGTTGACTTCTGCAGGTGAGTATGGGGGTTACCAATTGTAATCTCGGTTCCCTAAAGATCAGtgcttcaaacacaaaataacttcCCCAGACACCTGTCTCCGAATGGAAGACGACTGCAGGAGTAGTCATGGATGGGATTTATTAGTTTGAAACACCCACAGCAAGCAGCAACACAGGCTCAGCTGCAGGACAGGACCGCTCTCTTTTAAGCACCCTTTTTAAAttataatgtgtatttgtttctgtgcactttaccatgctttaacctATAATTCCGCCTAGCCATACTTGCACTGTGGGTCACCACTGCCACATTTATAAACGGGCTTGTTAGGTAGTATTGATTTTCTATTAAATATTTTTCCTCCTGCTTTTCTTTCATTGTGTGTTTAGAAGTGAGCTCATGTTTACTCAATAAATGGATTCAAATAAAGAATGAAAAGAATCAGGGTTCGGTCTCTGTTGTTTCTTGATCACCTGAGCATCAGACAGATGACTGCCCCACCTGCATAGTTATTGCAGAACAGGTGAGGCAGGTCTAAGCGGAAGAGCCAGCGTTGGTGTgggatcactttttttttaattatcatggCAACAAAACATGATAAACAGCAACGGTTTAAAAGGGAGTTACCCCAAAGGTTTCTATAAAAACCCTGCTCCGACTCGACGACCAACACAACATCCAAATCATCATCActtccagctctgtgtttacctGTGCAGGTGAGTAAGACACTTCTCATTGCTCGTCCTGGTTGCAAGATCGCAGCAGTCTAATGCAGATGATCTCATATCTGAACAGACTCTCTATTATTCAGACCAcagcctggaccaaatcaaaactttgacccacgcGCTAATTGAAAATTACAAACCTGGTACtgatagtgtgttttttttgtttgtcagaaggttattccttctacccTAGAAGGAACCCGCTATTAATACTGGGTTTGCAATTTGCGATTAGCAGGTGGGTCAAAAGTTTGGATTTGTTCCAggctaatgttttattaaatattgcTTCACTGTATAGAGAGatcttgtaaatatatatatatatatatatatcagaatgcTAACTGAAATGTTCTAAATTGGTTCTTGCTGTTCGTTTACCATTAATGGTTATTGTTCCTCTGGAAACCTGCACACTTTGGAAAGGGCTCAATAGCATTGGCCCGGTGTACAGTATATCTAATCATGAGTTGCATTAATTTAAGATATGTTAGAAATGCTACGACATTTCAAATGATTTTAGTTGATGTGTTTCCTGTATCTCTGCTTTTCATTTGAGACGCTGCACCAATGCATATGTATTTCTCTTGTAAAAGTCTCCCGTAGTGAAAGCATGCAGACTCACCGTGGTTAACTTTTCTACTGGCTGTTCTTTTAAATGCACTTTGCCCtgaatgtctctctctctctctctccccttgtcagTGACTCAATCTCCAGCTCACCATGTCTCAGCTTGAACAGGCAGCCAAGGCCGTGGCCGAGGTGTTCTACAAGTACGCTGGTCAGGATGCCAAGAAAAACAAACTGAGCACCGAGGAGCTGAAGGCACTGATGCAGAAGGAGGTCACTTCCCTGGTCAGTTAACCAGcgttacatttaaacagcagaacAGCtgcaatactttattattattattattattattattattattattattattattattaggaaatTTACATTCTTAGTTAATTCTTATTTACTCTGTCTACAGTATTGGTCGTTCAAATCCACATTCATGAGTCATATACCCAGTGGAGGGCAGAAAtattagctgttttttttgttgtatattgGCTGTTTATAGTAAACTAGGACAAATAACGCAGTTTGAGATCGCtagactagaattacattgtaactgcagtttgagatcgctagactagaattacattgtaactgcagtttgagatcgctagactagaattacattgtacctgcagtttgagatcgctagactagaattacattgtaactgcagtttgagatctctagactagaattacattgtaactgcagtttgagatctctagactagaattacattgtaactgcagtttgagatcactagactagaattacattgtaactgcagtttgagatcactagactagaattacattgtaactgcagtttgagatcactagactagaattacattgtaactgcagtttgagatctctagatcactttttttgtttgtttgtcttgttttaaaCAGAAAGGTCACGATGCTGATGTCACCAAGATGCTGAAATGCCTAGATGACAACAAGGATGGCGAAATTGACATTGTGGAGTTTGGCACCCTGGTTGGCATTCTCGCCAACGGGTACAGGAAGTGAGAACACAGCCCTGGAATGAAGATAGGGGGGTTCTATTGTGCTGTCAAGTTCCCAAAATAAAgtgatataaaaatatatatcttgtttctttttttcagtcctGGAGGctagtccttttttcttttttttttttttttttgtaaaacctgTAATAAATCTCAGGTCAACTCCTTAACCCCTCACCCCCTAATCAATAGTGATGACTTCATACACAACTTATTCAATGGTATAATAAACCTCATTCTTGCCACCATCGCCTTCTCCCAAATTTTGATACAAATTTTAAATCAGTAATTCATGACATTTGTGGCAGTCATTTATTTCAAGTACTGCACTTTTTAAGCTGGCAATGCCATGGGCTTTACTGTGGGGCAATGATAGAACGTATGaggcagctacaatgggacaCCCttgccaaattattattatttttatttacaattgttgcaagatatcacattattttttacatacaattacattattttttacacattattttttacatacaattacccatttatacatttgggtttttactggagcaatctaggtaaagtaccttgctcaagggtacagcagcagtgtcccccaccaggggttgaacccacgaccctccggtcaagagtccagagccctgaccactactccacactgctgcccatgatcttcaatagcaatgcATGCACACaatggcactgcaatggttctgtattacactgaggagCAATGGTAGCCTAAgaatagggcagctacaatgggatgaggctgccattggtagaatgggagCACAGTGTGCCATTCCAGGATTTTCAACTCACTGTTTTACCAACTAATTAATTCTGTCTTAGTATCTGGGCtggctcaaactgctctgcaatgggagccatttttccctatgctttaccatacctctctgtgttttacaatgcttccctatgctttaccacacctctctgtgctttacaatgcttccctatgctttaccatacctctctgtgctttacaatgcttctctatgctttaccatacctctctgtgctttatgatgcttccctatgcttcaccatacctatctgtgccttacaatgcttgccaatgctttaccatgctttcactgagctttattacactttactgtgcttttactgtggggaaactttcataagggaatctgatctgtaatggtattaaTATTCTTGTTATGATCACAGAATgggtaaaacctggactggttcCAATTGCTCTGCAT
This DNA window, taken from Acipenser ruthenus chromosome 35, fAciRut3.2 maternal haplotype, whole genome shotgun sequence, encodes the following:
- the LOC131705199 gene encoding protein S100-B-like, which translates into the protein MSQLEQAAKAVAEVFYKYAGQDAKKNKLSTEELKALMQKEVTSLKGHDADVTKMLKCLDDNKDGEIDIVEFGTLVGILANGYRK